From the Candidatus Poseidoniia archaeon genome, the window CCCGGCAGCGTGACCGCGGCGAGCGCCCCGGGGCTGGCGCGCACGCTCATCAGCTGCGTCGTGACGGCGCGCTTGTCCTTGGTGCCGGCAAAGCCCAGGGCGTGGGGCCGGATGCCGAGCGCACGGGCGAGGTCGCGCAGCAGCAGGTTGGTCTCGCAGTTGCGCGCCGTAACGCGCACGACCGTATGGCGACCATCGGATGCCTCGGGTGGCAGCAGCTCGCGCTCAATGACCGCAAAATCCTCGGGGGTCGCGCGCAGCCGGCCGGCTATCCCGTCAGCGCTGGAGAAGTATGGCTCGCGTCCCGGCTCCGGGAGGCTCATGCCTCTTTGGCGAGCTGGTCCTGGATAGCGGCGATGTCGGCGAGGACGGATTCCATCGCACGGTCGATGGCTGCCTTCGGGGCGCCTTTCTTGGTCCGGACGTAGAAACGGGGGTCGTCCAGCAGGATGTGCCCCATGTAGTAGGAAGCGTAGTCCACCTGCGGGTCTGCCAGCGTGCGATTGAGCAGTGGCCCCAGCAGCGTCTCGTTGGCGCCGTGGACCTTGATTTCCAGCTCGTTTTTCGACTTGCTGACCTGCGTGACTTCCATCGTGCCTCTTACCGGCACAATCGCCGGGGTGGCGCGGACCTGCCTGCCGTTTATAAGGATTGCACCGCAGCGACCTGCTCGTCGAGCGGTGCGTCGGTGCGAATGCCGAGCGGGTGGAAGATGCTCGACGATGCAAACCAGCCGCGTTCCCGCAAGGCGACCACGATGCGTTCGCGGGCGGGCGTCTCCCCCTCGCCGGCCGCGCGCGCCATCTCGTTCATGTCCCACAGCCCCGGCGGCCCCGGCAGCTCCGCGCGCAGTGTCGCCAGCATGCGTTCCAGCCGGCGGCGACGAGCCGCCGCCGGCTGGCCCGGCAACTCTGCCTCGTCGGGGAACGCTTCCGGGTCGCCCAGCGCGCCGGCCCAGAGCGGCCCCGCACGGCCACGCGCCGGCTCGTCGTGCAGCACCATCTCGCGCGAGAGCCAGCGCAGCGGCGACGATTCGCCCGGCGCCAGCCGCACCCACGCCCGCAGGTGGTGGCCTTCGGCGTAGCAGAGCAGCGGCGTGATGGCGCACCCCGCCGCGGCCGCTTCGCGCGCGATGGCGCCGAGCAGGATGCGCAGGCCGACTTCCTTGGCGGCGACCCCCGCCAGCGGTAGCGCCCCGTAGCGCCGCTCGCACGCCGTCGGCTGCGCGCCGCACAGGACCGCAGTGTCAGTCGCCGCCACACCGAGGATGCCGCCGTCGGCGACCGCCCGCACGGCGACGGGGAGGAAGCGTGCCGGCGTCCCGAAGGGGTCGATGTCGAGCGCGCCGAATTCGCGCCCCTCCAGCACTTCGAGCAGGTCGCCCTCGTACACCTGCGCCGCGAGCGAATTGCGCGCCAGATTGGCGCGAATCGCCTCCGCGGCAAGCGGCGAGCAGTCGCAGAACTCAACGCTGGCGCCAACCTCGGCCATCAACCGCAGCCCGCGCACGCCCGATGCCGCCAGGCCGTCGAGCGTTACCCCGGCCGGCGCCAGCTTACGCCAGAGCGCTACGTGCAGGTCGCGTGCGAACGCCATGGCGGGATTGTAGAATACGCCGCCCGCCTTTCCCGGTCCGGAACCGGGGCCTGAGACTTCGGCCTCGAACTCAACCGCCCCTTCGCGGTGGAGCTTCACACCATTCCGGTCTTGAGGATGCGCACCGCTTTCGACGGCAGCAGGCCGGAGTTGATGCGCGTCACCTCAAGCGTGCGCAGGTCGTCCCGCTTGCGGATGGACTGTAGCAGCGGGTTGCGCGACCGCTTGTGCATCGTAATCAGCATCGGCTTGCCGCACTCGAGCGCGTCGTCCAGCGCCTCGGCAAATTCCTTCGACTCCGAAACCAGCTTGCCGACTTCGTCGATGAGAATCAGGTCGTTCTCCTCGATAGCGCGCAGCACCGAGCCGGCGGCGATGCGCTTGACCGTGTCGAGCCGGATGCCGAGCGGCGTCGCCTCCGGGGTGCGTCCCGGCACGCGCGGCTTGACGTCCCAGCGCACCGAGGCAGCCAGCTCCTCTTCGCCGGTAATGTAGTCGCGCAGCATGATGCCAATCATCACGCCATCTTCCTCGACAGCGTGGGTAGTGAAGCCGCCAATGCTGAAGCGATCGCTCACCATCCCGGCGATTTTCAGTACCATCCCGGTCTTGCCGGTGCCCGGCTGTCCTGAAATAGCAAGTTTGACTGGAATCATGTGGAGCCTCCCAAAGCGGCGCAGTGGTTTAAGTGTTGGTGCCCGCCGGCGGCTTGTCGAGCCGCTCCGGGCAGCCCCTGCGGCGCGAGCAGTTCTGGCACTTGCCAGGGCGGTTGTGGTTGCGGTGAACCTCACTCTGTCCCGCCAGCGCGTCGTTCATCTCTTCCAGCTTCTCGAGCACAATGGCCTTCAGCTTCGGCTCCCACTCGACCGTGTGCGGCTCGGTCTCGAGGCCATAGCGCAGCTGCCCGCCGGGCGGGGACTTGCCGTACATTTCCTCGACCAGCAGGCAGTAGGCGCCCGCCTGCAGCACGTGGCTGAAGAAAGGCGCCCGCGGACGGCGGCCGGTCTTGACCTCGACCGGGATGCGCACGCCGTCCTCGTGCAGGATGTAGTCAGGTCTCCCCGCGAGGTTGTGTTTCTCCGACTTGAGGACCGGTGCTTTCGCAGTCATATCGTCCGGCGCCTCGATTTCGCCCTCGCCCAGCTTGTAATCGTCGCGCAGTTTGTCGACACGCTCGGTCGACTGCAGCAGCCGGTAGAGCAGGAACGATGCGCCCAACATGAAAAACAGGCTCACGATTAACATGATTTCGCCCTCGTTGGAGCCAATGCGCCACAGGATGAAGAGCGCCACCAGCACCAGTATCCCGATGTAGAGTACGACCGCCAGCAGCGTGCTTGAGGTCTCGCGCGACTTGTGCTCCTCATGGAGCAGCGTCTTGAGCGAGTCGCCGATTTCCTGATGTTTCTCAAGGCCACTCGCGACTTCGCTGCCTTCGGCGTCGACGCCAGTGCGGCCCAGCCACCACGAGAGGGGGCAGTATCCATACCGCTCCATCTCGGAGGCCGAGATGACTTCCTTGCTCATCGGTGTTAAGTCCGGGGTTGGGTCCGGGAAAATCCCCAGCCGGGGGCAGCAAAAAAGCCTTTTCAGACCTGACGGTAAGTTTCGCTCCAGGCGAGGTTACCGTATTCGGAGATTTCGTACGCCCAGCGCAGCTCGTGCGGACCGTTCCCGTCACTGAAGCGGATAGTCAGCAGCAGCTGGTAGTCGAAGGCTGATGGTTCGTGGTAAACCAGCGACGGGAGCTTGACCGACTGGTGCGCCGCCAGTGTGCCGGGGCGCCACGATTGCTGCTCGACGAGCAGGGTGTCGTTCCAGACCGACATCTCAATCTCCAGCCCCGAGAAGGCGAGGGTCCCTTCGTTGGTAACGCGACACTGGATAAAATTGCCCGAGTAGGAGTGGTGGTAGACCGTTTCGACCCGCAACTCAGTGCGCGGGATGGCGTACGCCCAGCCGGCCCAGAGCAGCAGCAGGATGGCGCCCACCGCGCTGATGCGCAGCAGCAGTCGCTGCTGTTCGCGATTCAGAGGCTCGCCCCCAGTGATGCGAAGAAGCTGGTGCCGGGCTCGGGCAGGATGTAGTGCCGCTCGCCTGCGCCGAGCTCGGTGTCGAGGCCGCCGCGCTGATACTCGAGCCAGCCCGGAATGAGCGGCAGCCCACCCACCTCGCGCAGCCGTATGTCGAGCAGCATCGCGGCGGTGTCGAGCGTCAGCGGCCCCAGCCGCAATTCGCCTGCAATCGCAATGCCCAGCTCGCCACCACGCGCCTCGCTCAGCTCGAAGACCGGGTAGACACCGAACAGCTCGTGCGGCGTGATACGTACGTGCTCGACCCCCACGGCGTGGAGTTCGAGGTAGTGCAGTGTAAACTGCGGCGTCGCCGGCGAATTGGTGCTGCGCAGGAACGCCTCGCCAATACCGTTCGGCGCGTCAATTACGTACGCGTAGCCGTCGATGTAGAGCCGGGTGTCATTGCCCAGGTCGGTCGCATCCAGCCAGGTGCCGCTGTGGCCGCCGGTATAGCCCGGGTCGAGCTGTAGCACCACGTCCATCCCCGGCTCGGAGACCTGCACAACGACGTTGGGGAAGCCCTGGAACATGAACGGCAGGTCCATGTCGAAATCGTAGTTGGGTTCTATCTGCATGTCGAAGAAAGCAGGGACGTCGTGCACCAGCGCGGTCGCCGTGCGCCAGCCACCGTAGCGGTCGCTGGTCGAACGCGCCATCAGCAGCTCCTGCCCGGAGGACGAATGGAAGTTGAAGCGCACCTCGCGTCCCACCAGCACCTTCGCCCGCAATTCGTGCGGCACCTCGGAGAGGATGATTTCGTTGATGGAGCGGCCGGTCTGGTTATGCGAACGGAAGTAGGCGCGTCCCAGCCCCTTCGAGGCCGAGATGTCGAAGACCGAATCGCTGTCGATGCCGGCGGCCGAGTCCTTGCCGAAGCTGAAGGTCCCGACCAGATCACTCCCGGACGGGATGTCGTCGAGGAACAGGCGCAGCCCGGTGCCGGCGGTCCCGCGGTCAATATCAAGCCAGACCCAGTCGCGCTCGGGCGACCAGCCCTGCAAGTCGAGGCTGATTACGTCGGGCTCGCCGGTCGCCAGCTGTAGCGATGCCGCCTGCGGCAGGCCGGTCAGGTGGAAGCGCAGCGAAACGTTGTCGCCCGCTTGCCGCAACACCGCGCCGTGGGTCCAGTACGCCGGTTCCGGGACGCTGCCGACGTCGGCCGCCAGCGTCGCGCGTGGAATCGCTACCA encodes:
- a CDS encoding nucleoside-triphosphatase, coding for MIPVKLAISGQPGTGKTGMVLKIAGMVSDRFSIGGFTTHAVEEDGVMIGIMLRDYITGEEELAASVRWDVKPRVPGRTPEATPLGIRLDTVKRIAAGSVLRAIEENDLILIDEVGKLVSESKEFAEALDDALECGKPMLITMHKRSRNPLLQSIRKRDDLRTLEVTRINSGLLPSKAVRILKTGMV
- a CDS encoding DNA-directed RNA polymerase subunit L → MEVTQVSKSKNELEIKVHGANETLLGPLLNRTLADPQVDYASYYMGHILLDDPRFYVRTKKGAPKAAIDRAMESVLADIAAIQDQLAKEA
- a CDS encoding Dna2/Cas4 domain-containing protein; translated protein: MSKEVISASEMERYGYCPLSWWLGRTGVDAEGSEVASGLEKHQEIGDSLKTLLHEEHKSRETSSTLLAVVLYIGILVLVALFILWRIGSNEGEIMLIVSLFFMLGASFLLYRLLQSTERVDKLRDDYKLGEGEIEAPDDMTAKAPVLKSEKHNLAGRPDYILHEDGVRIPVEVKTGRRPRAPFFSHVLQAGAYCLLVEEMYGKSPPGGQLRYGLETEPHTVEWEPKLKAIVLEKLEEMNDALAGQSEVHRNHNRPGKCQNCSRRRGCPERLDKPPAGTNT